In Oncorhynchus tshawytscha isolate Ot180627B linkage group LG08, Otsh_v2.0, whole genome shotgun sequence, the genomic window aggtTGGGTTGGGGAGGGTTGGGTAGTGTAAggtagggttgggttgggttgggtagggtagggtaaggtagggttgGGGAGGGTTGGGTAGTGTAAGGTACGGTAGGGTTGGGTTGGGTAGGGTAAGATAGAGTtgggtagggtaaggtagggttgggtagggtaGGGTGCGGTAAGGTTGGGTTGGGTAGGGTACGGTAAGGTTGGGTTGGGTAGGGTACGGTAAGGTTGGGTAGGGTAGGGGtgggtagggtaaggtagggttgGGGAGGGTTGGGTTGGGTAGTGTAAGGTAGGGTTGGGTtgggtagggtaaggtagggttgGGGAGGGTTGGGTAGTGTAAGGTACggtagggttgggtagggtaagatagagttgggtagggtaaggtagggttgggttgggtagggtagggtaCGGTAAGGTTGGGTTGGGTAGGGTACGGTAAGGTTGGGTTGGGTAGGGTACGGTAAGGTTGGGTAGGGGtgggtagggtaaggtagggttgGGTTGGTAGTGTAAGGTAAGGTTGGGTTGGGTAGGGTAGGGCACGGCACGGTAAAGTtgggtagggtaaggtagggttgGGTAAGGTTGGGTAGggtaggttaaggtagggttgggttgggtaaggtagggttgggtagggtaAGGAAGGGTTGGGTTGGGTAGGGTAAGTTAGGTTGGGTATTGTAAGGTAGGGTTGGGTAGGGTTGGGTtgggtagggttgggtagggttgggttgggtagggtaaggtagggttgggtaaggtagggtagggtagggttgggtagggtagggtaaggttgggtagggtaggtagggttggATTGGGTAGGGTTGGGTTGGGTAGGGTAAGGTagagttgggttgggttgggttgggttgggtagggtagggtaaggtagggttgGGTTGGGTAGAGTAAGATCTGAAAGCGGAAGTATGCGTCCAGAATGAAGTTAGAAATAGGAAGTGTGTGTCAGCTGTCATAGTGAACTTGTCAGAATAACCCAgtcagccagtgtgtgtgtcagttgtcatAGTGAACGTGTCAGAATACCCCAgtcagccagtgtgtgtgtcagttgtcatAGTAAACTTGTCAGAATAACCCAGTCAGCCAGGGTGTGTCAGTTGTCATAGTGAACTTGTCAGAATACCCCAGTCAGCcagtgtgtgtcagttgtcatAGTAAACTTGTCAGAATAACCCAGTCAGCCAGGGTGTGTGTCAGTTGTCATAGTAAACTTGTCAGAATAACCCAGTCAGCCAGGGTGTGTCAGTTGTCATAGTGAACTTGTCAGAATACCCCAgtcagccagtgtgtgtgtcagttgtcatAGTAAACTTGTCAGAATAACCCAGTCAGCCAGGGTGTGTCAGTTGTCATAGTGAACTTGTCAGAATAACCCAGTCAGCCAGGGTGTGTCAGTTGTCATAGTGAACTTGTCAGAATACCCCAGTCAACCAGGGTGTGTCAGTTGTCATAGTAAACTTGTCAGAATAACCCAGTCAGCCAGGGTGTGTCAGTTGTCATAGTGAACTTGTCAGAATACCCCAGTCAGCCAGGGTGTGTCAGTTGTCATAGTAAACTTGTCAGAATACCCCAGTCAGCCAGGGTGTGTCAGTTGTCATAGTGAACTTGTCAGAATACCCCAGTCAgccagggtgtgtgtctgtgtgggactTGTGGTTGGGATTGGGAAGTGTGTTTCAGTGTAAGTCTTTCTATCATGTGACATACACACCCATTTTCTGTCCTCTCCCTTCACACGTTCTTTCTCTCATTCATTTTACCCAACCCAACACTTCATCCcttactattctctctctctctctctctctctctctctctcagtatggcAGTGTGGGACCTGTCTGTTACGGTGGAGGACCTGGGAGCTGATGCTCCGCCCATCACTGTCAGTGTGACCTCTGACCTACACATAGGTGGAGTCATCCTCAAACTGGTGGAGAAGTCACGTGAGTCACACACATATTCAGATGTATGGTCAGTATGGTGGAGACCAGCAGTCCCTCTACACTACACAGCTTATATCCAAAGACAGAGTACTATATAGAGGTGATATTCACTCATACTATCCACCACAAGTAGATTCCAAAGTACTGACTGTGCGGGGATTACATGGCGAACATGTTGTGTCAGAGGGCTCACCAGTTTCCTCCCCTGTGCAGAGGTAAAGCGCGACTGGTCGGACCATGCCCTGTGGTGGGAGCAGAAGCAGCAGTGGCTCCTGCGTACGGCTTGGACCCTGGAGAAGTGTGGCATCCAGGCAGATGCCGGGCTCATTTTCATGGCTCAGCACAAGTCCCTGAGGCTGGGCCTGCCCAACGGCCTGACCCTCAGGCTCCGGGCCTGCTTCTCTGGACCTGTGTTCCGCACTGTGCTGGGCATCTGCAAGATGCTGAGTGAGTTCAGAAATCAATTCCTTTATTTTCTATTTTCCAGAAGTTTGTTTTAACATCAACATAACAAATTAATCCACAAACTACTACCTGACCTGAGTATAGATTTCAGTGAAAGAATGTTTGACGCTCCACAAAATGCTTTTTCACCCATCCCTCCACTCCATTCTCTATCATCCTTCTCTGGTTCCAGACATCCGTCGGCCAGAGGAGCTGTCCCTGCTGCGTCctgtagaggagaagaagaggaagaaagatAAAGACTTGTCAGAGGAACTGCATGACCTCACAGAAGTGCCTCTCACCTCAGGTAcacactatgacatcatcatggCCCCATCGACCCTCTGACCAATCACAATATGAAGAGCAGAACCCGCATAGTTATGTTtgctgtagtagtagtggtagtagtagtagtagtggtggtagtagtaatagccgtagtagtagtagcagcagtagtagtagtagtagcagtagtagtagtagtagtagtagtagtagtagtagtagtagcagaagtaatagtagtagtaatagtagcagtagtagtagtagtagtagcagtagtagtagcagcagtagtagtagtagcagcagcagtagtagtagtagttgtagtaatagtagtagtaatagtagcagtagtagtagtagtagtagtaatagtagtagtagtagtaatagtagtagtagtagtggtggtaatagtagtagtagcagcagcagcagtagtagtagtagtagcagcagtagtagtagtagtaatagtagtagtagcagcagcagtagtagtagtcgtagcagcaatagaaatagtagtagtagtagtagtagtagtagtagtagcagtagtagtagtaatagtagtagtagtagtagaaatagtagtagtagtagtagtagcagcagtagtagtagtagcagcaatagttgtggtggtagtagtagtattagtagcagcagcagtagttacagtagtagcaTAACTAGAAGTAGCAGTGGTAGTCTTAAAAGTAGTAGTAGTGCTTTTGGTAgcagtagtattggtagtagcagtagtagcagaagtagcagtaatagtagtagttgtagcagtagtagtagctgtagtcgtagccatagtagtagtagtagtagaagtagcagcaatagtagtagtagtagcagcaatagttgtggtagtagtagtagtagtagtagcagcagcagtagtaacagtagtagcataACTAGAAGTAGCATTGGTAGTCataaaagtagtagtagtactgttggtagcagtagtattggtagtagcagtagtagcataagtagcagtagtagtagtagttgtagcagtagtagtagctgtagtcgtagccatagtagtagtagtagtagaagtagcagcaatagtagtagtagtagcagcaatagttgtggtagtagtagcagtagtagtatcagcagcagtagaagtagccgtagtagtggtattagatgtagtagtagtagtagcagtactagcagcagtagtagtagtagcaacaatAGTTgtgttggtagtagtagtagtagtagtagtagcagcagcagtagtaacagtagtagcataACTAGAAGTAGCAGTGGTAGTCTTAAAAGTAGTAGTAGTGCTTTTGGTAgcagtagtattggtagtagcagtagtagcagaagtagcagtaatagtaataattgtagcagtagtagtagctgtagtcgtagccatagtagtagtagtagtagtagtagcacgagtagcagtagtagcagtagttgtagtagtggtagtagtattactagcagtagtaacagcagaagtagtattagcagtagtagaagcagtagtagttttagaagtagtagcagtagtagtagtagcagcagcagtagtagtggtagtagtagtagtagtggtagaaacagtagtagtagcagcagtagtagtagcagtagtagttttagcagtagtatcagcagcagtagtatcagcagcagtagtagtgttagAAGTAGCCGTAGTAGCCGTAGTATTGGTAgcagtagtattggtagtagcagtagtagtactagcagcagtagcagtagttgtagcagtagtagttgctgtagtagtagtagtactagtattagtagtagtagtaagtgtaatagtagtaatagtagcagcagttgtagtagcagtcgtaatagtagtagtaatagtagcagcagtagcagtagttgtagcagtagtagttgctgtagtagtagtagtactagtattagtagtagtagtaagtgtagtagtagtaatagtagcagcagttgtagtagcagtcgtaatagtagtagtaatagtagcagcagtagcagtagttgtagcagtagtagttgctgtagtagtagtagtactagtattagtagtagtagtagtagtagtactagcagcagtagcagtagttgtagcagtagtagttgctgtagtagtagtagtactagtattagtagtagtagtaagtgtagtagtagtaatagtagcagcagttgtagtagcagtcgtaatagtagtagcagcagtagcagtagttgtagcagtagtagttgctgtagtagtagtagtactagtattagtagtagtagtaagtgtagtagtagtaatagtagcagcagttgtagtagttgtagcagtagtagttgctgtagtagtagtagtactagtattagtagtagtagtaagtgtagtagtagtaatagtagcagcagttgtagtagttgtagcagtagtagttactgtagtagtagtagtagtagtagtattagtagtagtagtaagtgtagtagtagtaatagtagcagcagttgtagtagcagtcgtaatagtagtagcagcagtagcagtagttgtagcagtagtagttgctgtagtagtagtagtaatagtagcagcagttgtagtagCAGTCGTAATAGTAGTAGGGTCTAGATATATTTGTTATTGTAGCCAATATTGACCCTGGCCTGTTTCCCTTCCTACCCAGTGTCCCGCCCCTGCTTGTATAATGGAATGCCTGCCCATTTCGCTGACTCCCTTCAGACTGAGAAGGTGTACAAGATGCTGTCAGTCTCCCAGCCTGCTCCTGCCCCAGAGGCCATCGCTAAGCTGTACCGCCCCGCCAGTGTGGTAGACAAGGCCCACATCCACAGCAGgtagacatacagacacagacatacacacacacacacacacatgttttctctgtctctatctccactTCTCTCTGTAGTCGCCTTTCGTTCTAACTAATTTCTCCTATCTCTCTCAGGTGGCTGGACTCTTCTCGTTCACTGATGCAGCAGGGAGTTCAGCAGAATgacaggctctggctgcgcttCAAATACTACTGCTTCCATGACCTGGAGCCCAAGGTGCGTGTGTTTCTATGCGTGTGAGTGAGTGATATAGAGAATGAAAAGTGATAGTTAGATTGGAAATAGCCTCTAAAATAGAAGTGTGAACTCTACCCTCGAATCTGACCATCTGGGTTTCACTGCCTCGCTTCTGTCTTCTTGTCTGACCTCTCGTTtctttttctcactctttcttctctcccccctttctctccctctttctctgcctcctcacttttctctctgcccctcacctctccccctccctacctccctctcagTATGATGTGGTGCGCCTGACCCAGATGTATGAGCAGGCTCGCTGGGCCATCCTACTGGAGGACATAGACTGTACTGAGGAGGAGATGCTGCTGTTTGGAGCTATACAGGTACACAGGATGGATACTTCCTAGACATGTGTCTTCATGCTAATACCTGAACCCCAACAATCCTGAATCCCCAAAAGAGAGCATCAACTGTCAAAATGAGATACTGTCATTGTACAGTAAATCAGATAAACagggcctttggaaagtattcagacatcaCCACAATCATGTACTGACATGTAACTGGCCTGTGTTGTCCCATTTCTAATGTGATGTAAGTATAACTTTGACTACCTCTCTCTTGTcatctcccccccccccagtACCACATCAACAAGTTGTCCCTGACGGAGCCCCAGACGATGACCTCCAGTCCAGCCATGGATGACCTGGACTCAGCCCTACAGGGTCTGGAGGTCAAGCTGGATGGGGCAGAAAGCAGCCCCCAAGACATGCTAGTCAGAACATTTTGACTCTTTATTCCACCTGACAGAAACATGTCCCACAACATATTGCATTGTGAAGTCAAAATATATGTGTTTGTGAATATGTATTTCAGTTATGTATTTGACTTTAGATAAATAAAGTAGCCTCAGTAGAATGACATAAGATTTTATCCACACAGGGGAACAAGATGCCAGAATGATTTCCCATGCCTATTTGAAAAGTCAGACATGGAATCATTAGCATTTTACTTTGTCTTCAACACAGGAGAACCTGACTGCCCCAGAGCTGAATGATTATTTGAAGATATTCCGGTAAGAGCCGACATTTATGTGAAAACAATTCTGATTCCTCAATTACCTACTCTATATTTACAATGGA contains:
- the LOC112257021 gene encoding fermitin family homolog 3 isoform X2, coding for MAVWDLSVTVEDLGADAPPITVSVTSDLHIGGVILKLVEKSQVKRDWSDHALWWEQKQQWLLRTAWTLEKCGIQADAGLIFMAQHKSLRLGLPNGLTLRLRACFSGPVFRTVLGICKMLNIRRPEELSLLRPVEEKKRKKDKDLSEELHDLTEVPLTSVSRPCLYNGMPAHFADSLQTEKVYKMLSVSQPAPAPEAIAKLYRPASVVDKAHIHSRWLDSSRSLMQQGVQQNDRLWLRFKYYCFHDLEPKYDVVRLTQMYEQARWAILLEDIDCTEEEMLLFGAIQYHINKLSLTEPQTMTSSPAMDDLDSALQGLEVKLDGAESSPQDMLENLTAPELNDYLKIFRPKRLTLKGYKQYWFKFKDASISYYKSKEESLGEPIQQINLKGCEAAPDVNVAGQKFCIKLLIPAPEGMNEVYLRCENEEQYSRWMAACRLASKGKSLADRLFQSEVQSILSFLAMQQTNPNTHTDDSMSINTHSLVSPRYSKKYKVKQLTPRILEAYQNVAQLSLTDALLRFLQIWQALPDFGISFVVVRFKGSRKDEVLGIAPNRLIRIDLGVGDVVKTWRYNNMRQWNVNWDIRQVAIEFDGNVNMAFSCVTADCKIVHEFIGGYIFMSTRSREQSDTLNEELFHKLTGGHEAL
- the LOC112257021 gene encoding fermitin family homolog 3 isoform X1, whose amino-acid sequence is MGQNSHSPVLMAVWDLSVTVEDLGADAPPITVSVTSDLHIGGVILKLVEKSQVKRDWSDHALWWEQKQQWLLRTAWTLEKCGIQADAGLIFMAQHKSLRLGLPNGLTLRLRACFSGPVFRTVLGICKMLNIRRPEELSLLRPVEEKKRKKDKDLSEELHDLTEVPLTSVSRPCLYNGMPAHFADSLQTEKVYKMLSVSQPAPAPEAIAKLYRPASVVDKAHIHSRWLDSSRSLMQQGVQQNDRLWLRFKYYCFHDLEPKYDVVRLTQMYEQARWAILLEDIDCTEEEMLLFGAIQYHINKLSLTEPQTMTSSPAMDDLDSALQGLEVKLDGAESSPQDMLENLTAPELNDYLKIFRPKRLTLKGYKQYWFKFKDASISYYKSKEESLGEPIQQINLKGCEAAPDVNVAGQKFCIKLLIPAPEGMNEVYLRCENEEQYSRWMAACRLASKGKSLADRLFQSEVQSILSFLAMQQTNPNTHTDDSMSINTHSLVSPRYSKKYKVKQLTPRILEAYQNVAQLSLTDALLRFLQIWQALPDFGISFVVVRFKGSRKDEVLGIAPNRLIRIDLGVGDVVKTWRYNNMRQWNVNWDIRQVAIEFDGNVNMAFSCVTADCKIVHEFIGGYIFMSTRSREQSDTLNEELFHKLTGGHEAL